The following nucleotide sequence is from Triticum dicoccoides isolate Atlit2015 ecotype Zavitan chromosome 7B, WEW_v2.0, whole genome shotgun sequence.
GATCCAGGGCATGGAGCCGTGGTGAGCTCCTTCCCCAACCCTCCTCATCGGATCCAGAGGAGAGCTGGTGACCACGTCCTCCGGCGAGGGCGTTGCTCCGGGGTGTGGAGGCCGCCGAGCTGCAGGAGGAGGAGCTCCCCGCCACCCCAAGGCCCCAGATCCAGCCGCCACCCCAAGGCCCCAGATCCAGCCGCCACGGCCATAGCCGGGCTTCCAGATCCTCGTCTAGCTTCCCGATTATCGGTCCTTCGACGGGCCGCTGGAGGCTGACCTCCATAGCACGCAGGAATTGGAGCAGGTTCGAACCGATGTGCTGCTCTGATTTGATTATTGCCACAGGTTGGCCGCTCCGAGGCTATGATTCTGTTTCTTACAAGTATCATCGCAGCTTGAACTTCTGGCCCTTGCGGCAGCGCCCCGGGGCGGCGCTGCTGAAGTAGGCCCGCCCGGGCTTGGTGAGGTTGAAGACGGAGTTGCCGTCCTCCAGCTTGAGCAGCGGGTCGGACACGTCGCAGGCGGCGAAGGCCTTGGCGGTGAGCTGCACGGCGCTGTCCTGGCTGGGTgggtagaggaagaagagggcgtcgCCGAGCTTGACGGGGACGGACTTGGCCCACTGCACATACACGTCCGGCTTGCTGGACGGCGGCACCCCCCACGCGTCCAGCCCGCCCACCTTGTACTGAGCGGCGGCGCACCCGTCCATGGAGGTCATGGAGATGCACAGAAGCAGCGCCAGAGCCGCTAGGGTCGCCATTCCCACCGGCGCCACCAAGTTGAGCGCTTCGTATCGTCGTCTCCTGCGCGCATCCGTCCACTTCTTCGTTTCCCAGGTGAGCTAAGTAACACCCGCTCCCTCCCTGCCGTTTCTCGCGTGCTCTCATTTAGCTAGGAGTCACCTACATCATGCCATCTGAATCTTGGGTTCTGAACTTCTGATCCAAGTTTCCCTGAG
It contains:
- the LOC119339373 gene encoding early nodulin-like protein 1, producing the protein MLYVVHVAQGNLDQKFRTQDSDGMMRRRYEALNLVAPVGMATLAALALLLCISMTSMDGCAAAQYKVGGLDAWGVPPSSKPDVYVQWAKSVPVKLGDALFFLYPPSQDSAVQLTAKAFAACDVSDPLLKLEDGNSVFNLTKPGRAYFSSAAPGRCRKGQKFKLR